The genomic DNA GTTGCTGATGCTAACTGGCCAGGGGATGCTCAAGATAAGCATCAGGCCGCCGTGGATGAAGGTTTGTACTTTCGTCATGTATGTCACGTTCTTGGTTGTCCTCCACATCTCTGATCCCAAGAGTAGTACAGTATAGGTTTAATGGTAGATCTGTAGAGTCTAAGCTTAGTCCGTTGGCTGATTTCTTTGGAGCTCCAAATGTTCTTCAGCTGGATGAATGAAGCCTTTGCCTTGCCAATTCTGGCTCTGAAGCATCAATGACACTGCCTAAGCAAGTGAAGGCTTATACTTCCTCAAGTGCTATTCCCTCCATGGTCACTGGGTCTTTGTGCGTTGTGTTGACCTCGATGTTTCCCTTGTTTTACCTTATTACTCTTGTCTTCTTCTGCATCTGCTGGCCACTGTGTGATAGCATAGCAAGGTCGGTGAAGTCTAGGTCATCTAGCTGTTTTGCGAGTGGCCACTAGACCCCGTTCCCCGTTTCATTTGGAAACTTTAAGTGGGCTGTCCTGCAGGCCATCCCTTCTTAGCAGTTCCTGATCATGTTGACCAAATTGTCTGGGATGGCATATTGTCAGAGCAGTTTGTTTGTCGATAATCTGTCACTAAATCAATATAGTGGATGAGCAGGTTTAGATATTTCATCATGTAAAAGTCTGAGGATTTGAAACTCCAGGAGAACAGGGAGAAGGgcaggaaaaaaatcacaaggGTTGGCAAGCAGGGTATGCATATTTTATCACTTCTCATAATCAGCGTCTTCTATATCGAGATCACTCGCAGAAAAAGACTTCAATTCGTCCATGAacaaatgctgcagctcctcaagacTAATATGTGAGGCTGTGGTTCACAATTGTCCTGAGGTCAAAACTGAAGTAACATTAATTACACTTTAGATGAGTAATCCAGAACACCAAGTTGTTGAAAATAACATGATTACATTGTTGAGTTCATTAGATTAAAGCAGTCCTCAATTATTTGTCATAAACGTATCTTAACCATGTCACGTGATGCTACTTCAGACACACGATCGCTGGTTGTAAATACCAGCCGACTCCACACTGAGCTAACGAGAGCCTGGCAAACAACTCCCTCTCGTTACGTCAAATGACGCGAcgtagaaaagaagaaaaaaaaaaacgcgtaTTAAACTGTTGAaaatctgtcacttttttctagtAAATTTGTGCCATTGTGTCTTGTAAAACTTCAAATCCTGCATGAACTATTTATATGGTATTTTCATACATGGTtatatattcattttcatttacaaaatgtaacCTGCAATATGCCCTTTAAGTTGCTGTCTAAATGTATGTTAACACACTAAACTGGGTGCTGCCATGgtgaaaatatgaagaaaataaaacctCTCAGGTTtcagttttaattatttattatattattactatttcTCTGGTTGTACGAAATCAATCACGTTCTTATTTTAGGAGCAGAGATAATCTGGTATGATACCAGATCGATGATGTTCTGCTCGCCTTATCAGATTGTGACCTTCTGTGCACACTGTGGTTTGCTGCCGAACTGACGCCACCAGGATGAAGATCTCTGCATTTCTTGATGCTACTCATTAAGGCACTTGAGGTGGTTTGGAGTAGGAGGATGCCTCCTGGATGTGGTCTTTTAATCACTAACATAGTTTTTACAGTCTGGGGCGTCTTCGTTTGGAGAGGTCAGTGCTGCTCTCATCTGTGGaggtttccttcctcttcttctgagGCTCCTCCTGTTCCACAATGGGGAAGTAGCACAGCAGTGACAGTATCACTTGGCCCTCGTCCGTGTAGTCAGACTCGCTGAACCAGcccttcacctcctcctcctctgcagcaaTGTAGACCGTGAACACCAGCCTGTTGTACGGCTGACCCTCCCACTCCAAAGGGAGAAAGTCATCCCTCCGGTCTGCTTTCAGAACCGCTGAGGAACTTTGTTTGGGTGGACTGGAGACTGCAGTCTGCCAGCAGGAGGCCTAGTGGGGGGAGGGAGCAGAATTagatatataggcctacacatatacatgttacacacatacacatttttttttatcttgttgtGGAAGGTCAATTGATCGTCTATCAAAAACTGGATCACAATATCTCAATATGATTAGACTGTAATATTAAATAATCTTGCATTCCTACCTAAAGCCTGCAGTGGCCGTGATGACCTCTGCTGGCTTTGCCACTAAACGACAGCATAGATAATACAGactcgtaaaaaaaaaaaaaaaaaaaattctagacTATTACATTATAACACTTACCAATAAGCTATCCATCTCCAGCAGCACCTTTTAGGCTAGAACTAGTCATATTTAACAAGTGAAAACTctttaagtgaaaaaaaatgtgtagaccttttttgtgttgttgcttttttatcatttcacaGCACAAAGGCAAGTTGGTTTTTGTGTATATTGGCATTGGTGTGGTCTAGGGCACTCTTGAATTTAGATTTTACTTAAACAAGCAGAAAGTACACAAGTATTGTGGAATGCCACAAAAGTTCTTAAGCACAATTTAAGATCAAATCTGTGTACACACGATTCATGCATGAGACCTATTTTTTCTTTACTACAGTATTTTCCACGTGAGGAAATAGAACTTACTCACTGATCATTTTATGGAGGCTGTATTAAATGACAGAAGAACATGGCGGTGTCTCCTGTCATTAATATTGACCTAACAAACACGACCAAACAGTATGAGCTTATCAGGGTTCTTGTCCAGTGTGTATCAAATGTGACAAAAGACCGACAGAGAGCATTTGTCTTTAACatctttattcttcttttttcattatttttatttgtattgaaaTTCATACTCTGTCTTCTggacctctttttttttctccttttttttttttacggcttCGGTCATCTAACGCGTCTAAACAAAAATCACCAAAAATGATTTCATGTTGTACAATCCACCTGGCGGACAATCCTATTGGCTTCACCAGGGTGCCATCCGACAGATGTGGTCCGAAACTGTGTGAGGAAGTTCCATTTTAACCAAGGTTTCACGGTCTCCTGCTCGGTTTAAGAACACACTTGAATACTTGTTAGGTTGAAAATTGGAAAAGCTGCACAGATGGAATGAAGTGCCTTCACCTGTCAAATACTTCTTAAGTCAATGAAGTACAAGTGCACAAGTGTCTACTTAACACtaatacagtaaaatacacGAGACATTATTGTCAATGTTAATACCACAAATGAACAGTGGCATGAGCATTAATGTTCAGATCACAAGATTCTCTTATGACAATACTGCctctgcatttttttaaaccaaaatggcTAAGAACTAGAAAACAACTAATTATAGATTACTGTTGATTACAATTTAGGTTTCCTTAAAAGCATCTTCACATATACAACTTTTTCCTATTGGCTCACAACTTAACAGAGATATACTTGCACTAAGAGGCGATGATTCAGGCAAAGCcagaccacaaaaaaaaaaagatttatggTGAAAAAGAACTTCCTCAGAAACGTCAACATACAAAGAGTAGAACAGCAAGGAAGTCATACTGTCTGCCATGTGTTCCATACTGCTTTATTCTGATTGGCCATGACAATACTGTTCCCTCAACGTTTCCTCCTGCAAACAGGACTGAATGGACACCACAGGTTACTGTACCCAgtagagacacaaaatgactcatCCTCACAAAcatgaagagaaaaaggaggagaggcTATTTGAAAACCTGATTTGGATATGGACACTCGATCTGATGCTGGACAAACTAAGTTGTTCCGGCAGGCAGTGGCTGTGTTCCAGACCAAATACTCCCCTGTAACAAGGTTGTTCACTACACCCCATGAATCTAAAAATTGAACTATAGGATGAAGCCgggaacaaaaataaatttgagaactgagttgtttttttttaaggttcaAAAATCGGACCTTTTCCTCTATAATACACTCAACTTGATGCATGATTTAGAAACTCACACCTCTGTAATAAACTGGACAAAAGATAAACATGGACTTCCACATAAATTGGGAAAATAATTTTGTATCCATGATTACACCTGTCCTTGTCTGTTGACAACACGTCAAAACAAGCGTGCAGGGAGGGTGGGGCTGTATTTGGTTTGAAACGGAGCCGCCGCGGATACAAATAACCCGCATTTCTAGATGCACAAGAGCTGTGATGTCACAAGTAGCTTATGACATAGGAGCAAACGATAACGGGTATGACTGACCGTGATGACACAACAGAGCAGCGGCAGAAACCCATCAAGTCCCCTGAAATAAGTAAGTCGTTCTCTTACCTCACTGTTACGGAAACCCTTAACCTACTGACAATGCTTTTCAAGTTTTGACAGCACACAAATTAACAAGTATGTGAAGCAATTTTTCATGTTTATTAGATGTTTTGTCCTGGCATCACTCCTTGGTAGCTGCCTCAGTTCCAAGGGGACATCAATAAGATCTGCATACTCTGTAAACATCACCAGTGTCATCTGAAATGCAGTGATGAGCTAGCGCCCGCAGTAGGGCGGTGCTGGTATTacacccctcccccacccctGTTCCCAATGTCCCTCAGTttacaagaaataaaaagattaaagaaacaaaaagaaagaaagaaagaaagaaagaaaaagaaatccccccaccccccaactGGGCCTGCCAGCACGCCATTGACTTCAAgtgtgtaggagtgtgtgtgtgtgtgtgtgtgtgtgtgtatcagtgtgtgtgcggTCATGGCCGCCAGAGTCTCTGGGAATATGTGAGAActgttgtgtgcgtgtgcgcgcgcgcgtggaGGCTCCATGGGGGTGAGGGGGACTCCTAGTATTTCTTCCCCGGGACAAACTCCTTTGCTTCGGGATTCAAGATGCTCTTCCTCTGCAGAAAGAGACATGGAAAAAGAGTAAGCGCATGCTCGTTTGAACTCTTGGGTGTTCATCAATTTCTAAGTGGGCTTCTCTGTTGTGAAATTAGATGCAACTGTGACTCACCGCCACTTCTTCCAGGTTGTTGTGGTGATCGTTGACGGACAGGCCgttgagctgctgctgcagctgccccACCCCCTGGTTGTTAAGGTCGCGTGAAGGAATGAACCAATCCtggtcctcctcctccagcattTCCTGGAAGCAGCGCTCCAAGAACTCCTGCTCCAACAGCTCCTCTTCCACCTGGGAGATGATGAGGGAGAGAAGAAAGGGGGAGGGAGATGAGTGACATGCATGCAAGGGCAGAGAGAAATTGGCGGGGGAAAAAGAGCAAGAGGATGGATGGACAGGAGGAAGAATATATGAGGGATCATTTGCATGACAAGTAGGTGGAAGGTTTCCCCAAAGAGAAATCTTCTCAGTAATGGGGTGGCATTAAAACACATGACTCATGGCGTCACGTCTCAAGTTCTCTGGGTCGGACCATAAAGAATTAAAGCTTTTCCTGGTGTGCTCCGTGTCTATAAAACATAgtatgagcacacacacacctgtctgttATACTCTTCTTCATTCTCCATCCACATGTACTCAGCGAATGGGTTGGCGTCGCTGCCCTCTCCTGCGTGCCCATTGGACACTTGCTCCTTTCCCTCCTTGCCCGGAGCGCCACCTCCCGGTGTCTTGGCCACCTCTGGACCGCTCATCTCAGCCGGCTCTGCACAAGAAGACAGACGTGTAAGAGTAATAGTTAGGAAAATGGTCACGACGTAAAAACAGGAACTCTTCTCAAAACGTCATCATGGTAAAGTATAATTACTTGGCtccccaaataaataaataaataaaacaccatGCAAACTTCATTTGGTTCCATTCTTGACGCCAGATAACTTTGACTCATCTATTCATTAGCCCACAGCTGGGTCTTATTGGCCCTTACATTTACATTATCTCATCTGAATCAAGTTTCAGAATCCAAATTAGCATTTAAGATACAGCTGAAAAACTGCCCCCACTGTTGGAAGTGTATTTGAGCCTCAGTGCTCATAAACAATAAAACCGCCAAAGAACTGTCCACATCTCATGATCTTAATAAGAGGCAGATTGAAAACTGCATCACCGGATGGGACTGATCCTGGTCTCCAAAACTACTCCGTGATATCTAGAAATGTTCTTACTGCAAACAGCTAAATGAGTCTGAGGGCTTAATAGAGTTGTTTGCATGTTCCGACAGcaatcttgtgttttttttccaggttGGTGAATTGCAGTGCTGCGATAAAAGGacacggacacggacacacacacacccagagtgTTAAGTCAGGTAGATTGTgctaataaaaacagaaaatatagcACAAGATTAACTTCCTCTTTCCATACAGAGTTTGGCTTCAGTGTGTGGCGCAAAACAGTGTCAAGAGTTAAATGTAAGTCAAGGATGCAACATAACTGTAAAATAAATTTCAGAGAAAAGCACAAGGTTGAGTAGCGATGCAGGAAAAAAGTTAGACAGTAAAGTAATGGTGCTGAATGATGCTATGTAGACACACACGACTACGATTTAtttaaaagaaggaaaaatggGTTTAATACATTAAAAGAACCATCTTCATGTAAAGAACTTCCATCCTATTGCACTTTCACCTTTGCACTTCGTCTTAACCTTACCTTCCTTTGACTCGACTATGCTTAAAGAGGGaattttaactttaaaaaaaaaatattgtgattagACATGATTATTTGCGCATCCTACTTTTGTAGGAACAGAGAACTCATGCTCTGATGCAAAATGCCCCCTATGACATCATCCTCAGACTGCCAGCCAGCTCAAACAGACTTGTCATGACTCAACTGCGGTCTCGCAgcggggagagaaaaaaaaagaaaagtgaagcGATGATCTCAACCGAGCTGCACACACAGCCCCAGGGTCAGCCTCATGCAGACACTATAGCAAGGTTTGACTTGCGAGGACCGGCTCCCAGCAGCTTCACCCATACAAGAACCCCATTTCCAAATTAAGGACataatgttttacatttgtgtttctgtcccaGTCAATGTATCAAAATCAACATGTGAGAGCCGAGTTTGACCCGGGGCAGACTGACAGCACGGACACACTGTCCTTCAGAGGAGTTCATATGAACGTGTATAATCTAAGTAGGTTAGTAGACTAAGAGGAGgggtgtctgcctggctcaaagctgtcagtg from Sander vitreus isolate 19-12246 chromosome 19, sanVit1, whole genome shotgun sequence includes the following:
- the paip2b gene encoding polyadenylate-binding protein-interacting protein 2B isoform X1, with amino-acid sequence MPEPAEMSGPEVAKTPGGGAPGKEGKEQVSNGHAGEGSDANPFAEYMWMENEEEYNRQVEEELLEQEFLERCFQEMLEEEDQDWFIPSRDLNNQGVGQLQQQLNGLSVNDHHNNLEEVARKSILNPEAKEFVPGKKY
- the paip2b gene encoding polyadenylate-binding protein-interacting protein 2B isoform X2, coding for MSGPEVAKTPGGGAPGKEGKEQVSNGHAGEGSDANPFAEYMWMENEEEYNRQVEEELLEQEFLERCFQEMLEEEDQDWFIPSRDLNNQGVGQLQQQLNGLSVNDHHNNLEEVARKSILNPEAKEFVPGKKY